A genomic stretch from Theobroma cacao cultivar B97-61/B2 chromosome 4, Criollo_cocoa_genome_V2, whole genome shotgun sequence includes:
- the LOC18602533 gene encoding plant UBX domain-containing protein 11: protein MERSECLSSLTYKGSIPEAILEAKNQKKLFVVYISGDDAESKNLEDSTWTDLKVKESLSKYCILLHIQGGSADTANFSAIYPQKSVPCITAIGYNGVQAWQSEGSVSAEVLASSLEKAWLSLHIQETTVTVLTAALASKKYETSTSGASTVRQSEHGSSSSNSVPSSTMNERSLGSKSAVSSGVIEENFVSENTVKEKNAESVDKGSSESFSTDNLANVVDEQGDASNEATRTMASSITVGPAVSVSENTSSPPEDGCLIPVKGINNQASVSSPVSAAEAEEAVQHEKDKGINDKEDGGSDKPSTANIPTDVHLNIRLPDGSSLREKFPVADTLRMVKDYVDRNQSSGMGSYDLAIPYPRKLFGDQDLSKSLLDLGLLNRQALVVVPRQRTSGFQGQRTSADQINSTPTEASTGSNGGYFAYIKSFLSYVNPFSYLGGGASSSTTEQESQSGIWEYSPNPTMQNNLAGTIRSYSPYSPNGSTSTVRDGSSNRRPTTSRYGSNIHTLKHDEDDGRFNDRNPFWNGNSTQYGGNSDGK from the exons ATGGAAAGGTCTGAATGTCTGTCATCTCTTACGTACAAAGGCTCAATTCCTGAAGCAATTCTTGAAGCTAAAAACCAGAAGAAACTTTTTGTGGTTTACATTTCAG gtGATGATGCTGAGTCAAAAAACCTGGAGGATTCAACATGGACTGACCTAAaa GTGAAAGAGTCATTGTCAAAGTATTGCATTCTATTGCATATCCAAGGAGGAAGCGCCGACACTGCAAATTTTTCTGCCATAT ACCCGCAGAAATCTGTCCCTTGCATAACAGCTATTGGATACAATGGTGTCCAAGCTTGGCAAAGTG AAGGGTCTGTCAGTGCTGAAGTTCTGGCATCCAGTTTAGAGAAGGCATGGCTGAGTCTTCATATCCAG GAAACAACTGTAACAGTCCTAACTGCTGCCCTTGCTTCAAAGAAATATGAAACATCTACTTCTGGGGCTTCTACTGTTAGGCAGTCTGAGCATGGAAGTTCTTCAAGTAATTCTGTTCCATCAAGCACAATGAACGAGAGGTCCTTGGGGTCTAAATCTGCAGTTAGTTCTGGGGTGATAGAGGAAAATTTTGTTAGTGAGAACACAGTTAAG GAGAAAAATGCTGAATCAGTTGACAAGGGTAGTTCGGAATCATTTAGCACTGACAACTTAGCTAATGTTGTGGATGAACAAGGTGATGCTTCCAATGAAGCAACCAGAACAATGGCTAGTTCTATCACAGTAGGTCCAGCAGTTTCTGTATCTGAGAATACATCCTCTCCTCCTGAAGATGGTTGTCTCATCCCAGTAAAGGGCATCAATAATCAGGCAAGTGTAAGTTCACCAGTGAGTGCAGCAGAAGCAGAGGAAGCTGTGCAACATGAAAAGGACAAAGGCATAAATGACAAGGAAGATGGTGGATCAGATAAACCTTCAACTGCGAATATACCAACTGATGTTCATCTAAATATCCGATTACCTGATGGTAGTAGCCTACGAGAGAAGTTTCCCGTGGCAGACACTCTAAGAATGGTTAAAGACTATGTGGATAGAAACCAATCAAGTGGCATGGGCTCTTATGATCTCGCCATTCCTTATCCTCGCAAGTTATTTGGTGATCAAG ATTTGAGTAAATCTTTATTGGACTTGGGTCTGCTCAACAGACAAGCATTAGTAGTGGTTCCGCGTCAGAGAACCTCTGGTTTCCAGGGGCAAAGAACATCTGCTGACCAAATAAATTCTACACCTACTGAAGCCTCTACAGGAAGCAACGGGGGATATTTTGCATACATCAAAAGCTTTTTGTCCTATGTAAATCCTTTTTCTTATCTTGGCGGTGGTGCCAGCTCATCAACTACTGAACAGGAATCTCAAAGTGGCATTTGGGAATACA GCCCAAATCCTACAATGCAGAATAACTTGGCTGGAACAATTAGGTCCTATTCACCCTACTCACCAAACGGAAGCACTTCAACCGTTAGGGATGGCAGCAGTAACAGACGACCCACAACCTCCCGATATGGCAGCAATATTCACACACTAAAACATGATGAAGATGATGGCCGTTTCAATGATAGAAATCCCTTCTGGAATGGAAATTCTACCCAGTATGGAGGTAATAGTGATGGCAAATAA